The proteins below come from a single Papaver somniferum cultivar HN1 chromosome 11, ASM357369v1, whole genome shotgun sequence genomic window:
- the LOC113320875 gene encoding protein FLC EXPRESSOR-like isoform X2 — protein MEGRNRIHLREMQLGGGGGGGGRSSQIPLHPIENPHHHHHLHLQQPDFHPHQALIEEQLHHQHREMQNLLLDNQRLAATHVALKQEVSASNEEIRHISTVASQVKADRDIEIRELHQHSLKLESEVSTIGKFSAELAQAKVDIQKLNANKLELTSKLQTINGDLVRVRQEREEAKSIQSDIDAMRIEVQKGRAAIEFEKKAHAENLEHKQVLEKNMNELTQAIEKLRSELADAEKRAKAANTASASVMVAPNPGPVYAGSYGYPQMGYVGVGPSYVDPYNMHQMNCSYCLDFRLTF, from the exons ATGGAAGGAAGAAACAGAATTCATCTCAGAGAGATGCAattaggaggaggaggaggaggaggaggaagatcaTCACAAATCCCTCTCCATCCAATCGAAAaccctcaccaccaccaccacctccacctccaacaACCAGATTTCCACCCCCATCAAGCCCTAATTGAAGAACAACTCCACCACCAACACCGTGAAATGCAAAACCTATTATTAGACAATCAACGATTAGCAGCAACACATGTAGCACTCAAACAAGAAGTTTCAGCATCCAATGAAGAAATCCGTCACATCTCTACTGTTGCTTCTCAGGTGAAAGCAGATAGAGACATTGAAATCAGAGAATTACATCAACATTCATTGAAATTAGAATCGGAGGTTTCAACAATTGGGAAATTTAGTGCTGAGTTAGCTCAAGCAAAGGTTGATATACAGAAATTGAATGCCAACAAATTGGAGTTAACTTCCAAGTTGCAGACAATTAATGGTGATCTAGTAAGGGTTCGTCAAGAACGAGAAGAAGCTAAATCAATTCAGTCTGACATCGATGCCATGCGGATTGAGGTTCAAAAGGGAAG GGCTGCTATTGAGTTTGAGAAAAAGGCGCATGCTGAAAACCTTGAACATAAGCAAGTATTGGAGAAAAACATGAATGAATTGACTCAAGCAATTGAGAAACTACGTTCCGAGCTTGCTGACGCAGAGAAGAGAGCTAAAGCCGCAAACACAGCTAGTGCTTCTGTCATGGTTGCTCCAAACCCAG GTCCTGTATATGCTGGAAGCTATGGATATCCTCAGATGGGATATGTGGGAGTCGGGCCTTCATATGTCGATCCTTATAACATGCATCAGATG AATTGTAGTTACTGCCTGGATTTTAGGTTAACCTTTTAG
- the LOC113320875 gene encoding protein FLC EXPRESSOR-like isoform X1 has product MEGRNRIHLREMQLGGGGGGGGRSSQIPLHPIENPHHHHHLHLQQPDFHPHQALIEEQLHHQHREMQNLLLDNQRLAATHVALKQEVSASNEEIRHISTVASQVKADRDIEIRELHQHSLKLESEVSTIGKFSAELAQAKVDIQKLNANKLELTSKLQTINGDLVRVRQEREEAKSIQSDIDAMRIEVQKGRAAIEFEKKAHAENLEHKQVLEKNMNELTQAIEKLRSELADAEKRAKAANTASASVMVAPNPGPVYAGSYGYPQMGYVGVGPSYVDPYNMHQMVEPNFDARFQYGSEAIAYAPYGVQQSQVYR; this is encoded by the exons ATGGAAGGAAGAAACAGAATTCATCTCAGAGAGATGCAattaggaggaggaggaggaggaggaggaagatcaTCACAAATCCCTCTCCATCCAATCGAAAaccctcaccaccaccaccacctccacctccaacaACCAGATTTCCACCCCCATCAAGCCCTAATTGAAGAACAACTCCACCACCAACACCGTGAAATGCAAAACCTATTATTAGACAATCAACGATTAGCAGCAACACATGTAGCACTCAAACAAGAAGTTTCAGCATCCAATGAAGAAATCCGTCACATCTCTACTGTTGCTTCTCAGGTGAAAGCAGATAGAGACATTGAAATCAGAGAATTACATCAACATTCATTGAAATTAGAATCGGAGGTTTCAACAATTGGGAAATTTAGTGCTGAGTTAGCTCAAGCAAAGGTTGATATACAGAAATTGAATGCCAACAAATTGGAGTTAACTTCCAAGTTGCAGACAATTAATGGTGATCTAGTAAGGGTTCGTCAAGAACGAGAAGAAGCTAAATCAATTCAGTCTGACATCGATGCCATGCGGATTGAGGTTCAAAAGGGAAG GGCTGCTATTGAGTTTGAGAAAAAGGCGCATGCTGAAAACCTTGAACATAAGCAAGTATTGGAGAAAAACATGAATGAATTGACTCAAGCAATTGAGAAACTACGTTCCGAGCTTGCTGACGCAGAGAAGAGAGCTAAAGCCGCAAACACAGCTAGTGCTTCTGTCATGGTTGCTCCAAACCCAG GTCCTGTATATGCTGGAAGCTATGGATATCCTCAGATGGGATATGTGGGAGTCGGGCCTTCATATGTCGATCCTTATAACATGCATCAGATG GTGGAACCCAATTTTGATGCCCGGTTTCAGTATGGATCAGAAGCAATTGCATATGCCCCATATGGCGTACAACAGAGTCAAGTGTATAGATGA
- the LOC113324235 gene encoding WUSCHEL-related homeobox 3-like, whose translation MSPATTPASTRWCPTTEQLMILEEMYKSGVRTPNATQIQHITAHLAYYGKIEGKNVFYWFQNHKARDRQKLRRKLINRQQHHLLRHHDHQQHIYEQPSTTIGIGPGLHQFPQFLPPQHEEAGGEIMLHQEGKQASQVMKRYKWTYDDNTPERLVLVNNHQMMGKSSQSPSPSSTTTTVNMYDRDWLMMMDVMNPPTTFQYPCCNSVNSNTYFNNTNDNNRPILKTLELFPVKSTNLKDECCAATTTTTSSKQQHLHFLSSATCSSTTTS comes from the exons ATGTCACCAGCAACAACACCTGCATCTACAAGGTGGTGTCCAACCACCGAGCAACTCATGATTCTTGAAGAAATGTATAAAAGTGGTGTAAGAACTCCGAATGCAACTCAAATTCAACATATAACAGCTCATCTTGCTTATTATGGTAAGATTGAAGGTAAGAATGTTTTCTATTGGTTTCAAAATCATAAAGCAAGAGATAGACAAAAACTTAGAAGAAAACTCATTAATAGAcaacaacatcaccttcttcGCCATCATGATCACcaacaacatatttatgaacaacCTTCTACAACTATTGGTATCGGGCCAGGCCTTCATCAGTTTCCACAATTTCTTCCTCCCCAACACGAG GAAGCAGGTGGTGAAATAATGCTGCATCAAGAAGGAAAACAAGCAAGTCAAGTAATGAAGAGATACAAATGGACATATGATGATAATACTCCCGAAAGGCTAGTGTTGGTTAATAACCATCAAATGATGGGGAAATCATCACAATCACCATCACCgtcctcaacaacaacaacagtgaaTATGTATGACCGTGATTGGTTGATGATGATGGATGTCATGAATCCACCAACAACTTTCCAGTATCCTTGCTGCAACAGCGTTAATAGTAACACCTACTTCAACAACACCAATGACAATAACAGACCTATTCTCAAAACCCTAGAACTTTTTCCCGTTAAAAGCACCAATCTCAAAGATGAATGCTGTGctgctactactactactacctcATCTAAGCAGCAGCATCTCCATTTCTTATCTTCTGCAACCTGTTCATCCACAACAACAAGCTAA
- the LOC113321966 gene encoding uncharacterized protein LOC113321966: protein METSGKDLNLDLGASLTSVYEIPGEPAIVINGMPDLNDLVVELEISSSSSMSDDELSDGDEKKPNVVTGGSSVDGKMLGVAEGDCSTEADIKRDVEEPKRNAGFGEWLQGREVRKLFGDEFYSGKVKKYDKEAGWYRVVYEDGDSEDLEWNELEEILLPLDISIPLKSLAMKISKKSEKRTLKKGEKPNQKKGDTRKGGRSAKQ, encoded by the coding sequence ATGGAAACGTCTGGTAAAGATTTGAATCTCGATCTCGGAGCTTCATTAACGAGTGTGTATGAGATACCTGGAGAACCTGCAATAGTGATCAATGGGATGCCAGATTTAAACGATTTGGTTGTAGAACTCGAAATTTCGTCATCTTCATCTATGAGTGATGATGAATTATCGGACGGAGATGAAAAGAAGCCAAATGTGGTAACAGGCGGTTCTTCTGTTGATGGAAAGATGCTAGGTGTGGCTGAAGGCGATTGTTCTACAGAGGCTGACATCAAAAGAGATGTAGAAGAACCAAAGAGGAATGCTGGATTTGGTGAGTGGTTACAAGGTAGAGAAGTTCGAAAGTTGTTTGGAGATGAGTTTTATTCTGGTAAAGTGAAGAAATATGATAAGGAAGCTGGTTGGTATAGAGTTGTATATGAAGATGGTGATTCTGAAGATCTTGAGTggaatgagttggaagagattctttTGCCACTGGATATTTCGATTCCATTGAAATCATTGGCGATGAAGATTTCCAAGAAGAGCGAGAAGCGGACTCTGAAGAAAGGCGAGAAGCCGAATCAGAAGAAAGGCGATACAAGAAAAGGCGGGCGAAGTGCAAAGCAGTAG